The proteins below come from a single Hemibagrus wyckioides isolate EC202008001 linkage group LG22, SWU_Hwy_1.0, whole genome shotgun sequence genomic window:
- the ap1b1 gene encoding AP-1 complex subunit beta-1 isoform X4, with product MEWASQLCENRGLGSKMTDSKYFTTTKKGEIFELKAELNSDKKEKKKEAVKKVIASMTVGKDVSALFPDVVNCMQTDNLELKKLVYLYLMNYAKSQPDMAIMAVNTFVKDCEDPNPLIRALAVRTMGCIRVDKITEYLCEPLRKCLKDEDPYVRKTAAVCVAKLHDINAQLVEDQGFLDTLKDLISDSNPMVVANAVAALSEIAESHPNSNLLDLNPQTINKLLTALNECTEWGQIFILDCLANYTPRDDRESQSICERVTPRLSHANSAVVLSAVKVLMKFMEMLPKDLDYYGTLLKKLAPPLVTLLSAEPELQYVALRNINLIVQKRPEVLKHEMKVFFVKYNDPIYVKLEKLDIMIRLASQANIAQVLAELKEYATEVDVDFVRKAVRAIGRCAIKVEQSAERCVSTLLDLIQTKVNYVVQEAIVVIKDIFRKYPNKYESVIATLCENLDSLDEPEARAAMIWIVGEYAERIDNADELLESFLEGFHDESTQVQLQLLTAIVKLFLKKPTETQELVQQVLSLATQDSDNPDLRDRGYIYWRLLSTDPVAAKEVVLAEKPLISEETDLIEPTLLDELICHIGTLASVYHKPPSAFVEGSRGVQHKRLPARTGSGESAESPDVSQTVGGVSDAPPAVIPSQGDLLGDLLNLDLAPPTTTVPSVPPTMQMGAVDLLGGGLDSLMGDESETLGGDMGGSPAMGMGLGGAPAGMPAGLGGAPAVGGGLGDLFDLGGGVVMTTGAYVAPKAVWLPAIKAKGLEISGTFARRGGAIHMDLSLTNKAMSVMTDFAIQFNKNSFGLAPAGPLQVLTPLSPNQTVEVSLPLGTSGPVMKMEPLNNLQVAIKNNIDVFYFSCQYPISLLFVEDGKMDRQVFLTTWKDIPSDSETQFQIKDCHLNADAVSNKLQGSNIFTVARRTADAQELLYLSIKLTNGIWVLAELRVQSANPNHTLSVRCRALEVCQYVYQSFELILRN from the exons GAAAACAGAGGCTTAGGATCCAAGATGACCGACTCCAAATATTTCACCACCACCAAGAAAG GTGAGATCTTTGAACTGAAGGCTGAGCTGAACAGTGataagaaggagaagaagaaggaggcgGTGAAGAAGGTGATCGCCTCCATGACCGTGGGTAAAGATGTCAG CGCGCTGTTTCCCGACGTGGTCAACTGCATGCAGACGGACAACCTGGAGCTGAAGAAGCTGGTCTATCTCTACCTGATGAACTACGCCAAGAGCCAGCCCGACATGGCCATCATGGCCGTCAACACCTTCGTCAAG GACTGCGAGGACCCGAACCCTCTGATCCGAGCTCTGGCCGTGCGCACCATGGGCTGCATCCGCGTGGACAAGATCACAGAGTATCTGTGTGAACCCCTGCGCAAGTGTCTGAAGGACGAGGATCCCTACGTGAGGAAGACCGCGGCCGTGTGCGTGGCTAAACTCCACGACATCAACGCACAGCTGGTGGAGGATCAGGGCTTCCTGGACACTCTGAAGGACCTGATCTCTGACTCCAACCCCATG gtggtaGCGAACGCTGTAGCTGCTCTGTCAGAGATCGCTGAGTCACACCCCAACAGTAACCTGCTGGACCTGAACCCTCAGACCATCAACAAGCTGCTGACCGCCCTGAACGAGTGCACAGAGTGGGGACAGATCTTCATCCTGGACTGTCTGGCCAACTACACACCCCGTGATGACCGTGAGTCCCAGAG TATCTGTGAGAGAGTGACCCCCCGGCTGTCTCACGCTAACTCTGCCGTGGTCCTGTCTGCTGTCAAGGTGCTGATGAAGTTCATGGAGATGCTCCCTAAAGACCTGGACTATTACGGGACCCTGCTGAAGAAACTGGCTCCTCCTCTGGTCACTCTGCTCTCGGCAGAACCCGAGCTGCAGTACGTGGCTCTGAGGAACATCAACCTCATCGTCCAGAAAAG GCCTGAGGTCCTGAAGCATGAGATGAAGGTGTTCTTTGTGAAATATAACGACCCGATATACGTCAAGCTGGAGAAGCTGGACATCATGATCCGCCTGGCCTCTCAGGCCAACATTGCACAG GTGCTGGCTGAGCTGAAGGAATACGCCACTGAAGTGGACGTGGACTTTGTGCGCAAAGCTGTCCGTGCAATCGGCCGCTGTGCCATCAAAGTAGAG caatCGGCCGAGCGCTGTGTCAGCACCCTGCTGGACCTCATTCAGACAAAGGTCAACTACGTGGTGCAGGAAGCCATCGTGGTCATCAAGGACATTTTCCGCAAGTATCCTAACAA gtacgaGAGTGTGATAGCCACCCTGTGTGAGAATCTGGACTCTCTGGATGAACCTGAAGCGAGGGCAGCGATGATCTGGATTGTGGGAGAATACGCCGAGAGGATTGACAACGCAGACGAGCTGCTGGAGAGCTTCCTGGAGGGGTTTCATGATGAGagcacacag GTGCAGCTGCAGCTCCTCACCGCCATCGTCAAACTGTTCCTCAAGAAGCCCACTGAGACCCAGGAGCTCGTCCAGCAAGTACTTAGCCTGgccacacag GACTCTGATAACCCGGATCTTCGTGACCGCGGCTATATCTACTGGCGCCTGCTGTCCACCGACCCAGTGGCAGCAAAGGAGGTGGTGCTGGCCGAGAAGCCTCTGATCTCGGAGGAGACGGACCTGATCGAGCCCACGCTGCTGGACGAGCTCATCTGCCACATCGGCACGCTGGCCTCCGTCTACCACAAACCACCCAGCGCCTTTGTCGAGGGCAGCCGAGGGGTGCAGCACAAACGCCTTCCTGCCCGCACTGGCTC tgGCGAGAGCGCTGAAAGCCCAGATGTCAGCCAGACGGTGGGCGGAGTCTCTGATGCTCCACCCGCTGTCATCCCCTCCCAGGGCGATCTCCTGGGTGACCTGCTTAACCTGGACCTGGCTCCGCCCACTACTACCGTGCCCTCCGTACCTCCTACCATGCAGATGGGGGCCGTGGACCTGCTGGGTGGAGGTCTGGACAGTCTG ATGGGAGATGAATCAGAAACG CTGGGTGGAGACATGGGCGGCAGTCCTGCG atGGGTATGGGTCTCGGGGGCGCTCCTGCGGGAATGCCTGCAGGTCTTGGCGGTGCCCCAGCTGTCGGAGGTGGTCTTGGTGACCTGTTTGATCTCGGTGGGGGTGTCGTCATGACAACAGGAGCCTACGTGGCGCCTAAAGCG gtgtggCTGCCGGCGATAAAGGCTAAAGGGCTGGAGATCTCAGGAACCTTTGCTCGGCGTGGTGGTGCGATCCACATGGACCTGTCTCTCACCAACAAGGCCATGAGTGTGATGACTGACTTCGCCATCCAGTTCAACAAGAACAG tttcggGTTGGCCCCCGCTGGTCCTCTGCAGGTTCTGACCCCTCTCAGTCCCAATCAGACGGTGGAGGTGAGCCTCCCACTCGGCACCAGTGGCCCAGTCATGAAAATGGAACCTCTCAACAACCTCCAG GTGGCGATAAAGAATAACATCGATGTCTTCTACTTCAGCTGCCAGTACCCCATCAGCCTGCTGTTTGTCGAGGATGGAAAGatgg aTCGTCAGGTGTTCCTGACCACCTGGAAGGACATTCCCAGTGACAGTGAGACACAGTTTCAGATAAAAGACTGCCACCTCAATGCAG ACGCGGTCAGTAACAAGCTGCAGGGCAGTAACATCTTCACTGTGGCCAGACGCACTGCAGACGCCCAGGAGCTCCTCTACCTGTCCATCAAACTCACCAACGGCATCTGGGTGCTCGCTGAGCTGCGTGTCCAGAGCGCTAACCCCAACCACacg ttgTCAGTGAGGTGCCGTGCCCTGGAGGTGTGTCAGTACGTCTATCAGAGCTTCGAGTTGATTCTCCGTAACTGA
- the ap1b1 gene encoding AP-1 complex subunit beta-1 isoform X5, which yields MEWASQLCENRGLGSKMTDSKYFTTTKKGEIFELKAELNSDKKEKKKEAVKKVIASMTVGKDVSALFPDVVNCMQTDNLELKKLVYLYLMNYAKSQPDMAIMAVNTFVKDCEDPNPLIRALAVRTMGCIRVDKITEYLCEPLRKCLKDEDPYVRKTAAVCVAKLHDINAQLVEDQGFLDTLKDLISDSNPMVVANAVAALSEIAESHPNSNLLDLNPQTINKLLTALNECTEWGQIFILDCLANYTPRDDRESQSICERVTPRLSHANSAVVLSAVKVLMKFMEMLPKDLDYYGTLLKKLAPPLVTLLSAEPELQYVALRNINLIVQKRPEVLKHEMKVFFVKYNDPIYVKLEKLDIMIRLASQANIAQVLAELKEYATEVDVDFVRKAVRAIGRCAIKVEQSAERCVSTLLDLIQTKVNYVVQEAIVVIKDIFRKYPNKYESVIATLCENLDSLDEPEARAAMIWIVGEYAERIDNADELLESFLEGFHDESTQVQLQLLTAIVKLFLKKPTETQELVQQVLSLATQDSDNPDLRDRGYIYWRLLSTDPVAAKEVVLAEKPLISEETDLIEPTLLDELICHIGTLASVYHKPPSAFVEGSRGVQHKRLPARTGSGESAESPDVSQTVGGVSDAPPAVIPSQGDLLGDLLNLDLAPPTTTVPSVPPTMQMGAVDLLGGGLDSLLGGDMGGSPAMGMGLGGAPAGMPAGLGGAPAVGGGLGDLFDLGGGVVMTTGAYVAPKAVWLPAIKAKGLEISGTFARRGGAIHMDLSLTNKAMSVMTDFAIQFNKNSFGLAPAGPLQVLTPLSPNQTVEVSLPLGTSGPVMKMEPLNNLQVAIKNNIDVFYFSCQYPISLLFVEDGKMDRQVFLTTWKDIPSDSETQFQIKDCHLNADAVSNKLQGSNIFTVARRTADAQELLYLSIKLTNGIWVLAELRVQSANPNHTLSVRCRALEVCQYVYQSFELILRN from the exons GAAAACAGAGGCTTAGGATCCAAGATGACCGACTCCAAATATTTCACCACCACCAAGAAAG GTGAGATCTTTGAACTGAAGGCTGAGCTGAACAGTGataagaaggagaagaagaaggaggcgGTGAAGAAGGTGATCGCCTCCATGACCGTGGGTAAAGATGTCAG CGCGCTGTTTCCCGACGTGGTCAACTGCATGCAGACGGACAACCTGGAGCTGAAGAAGCTGGTCTATCTCTACCTGATGAACTACGCCAAGAGCCAGCCCGACATGGCCATCATGGCCGTCAACACCTTCGTCAAG GACTGCGAGGACCCGAACCCTCTGATCCGAGCTCTGGCCGTGCGCACCATGGGCTGCATCCGCGTGGACAAGATCACAGAGTATCTGTGTGAACCCCTGCGCAAGTGTCTGAAGGACGAGGATCCCTACGTGAGGAAGACCGCGGCCGTGTGCGTGGCTAAACTCCACGACATCAACGCACAGCTGGTGGAGGATCAGGGCTTCCTGGACACTCTGAAGGACCTGATCTCTGACTCCAACCCCATG gtggtaGCGAACGCTGTAGCTGCTCTGTCAGAGATCGCTGAGTCACACCCCAACAGTAACCTGCTGGACCTGAACCCTCAGACCATCAACAAGCTGCTGACCGCCCTGAACGAGTGCACAGAGTGGGGACAGATCTTCATCCTGGACTGTCTGGCCAACTACACACCCCGTGATGACCGTGAGTCCCAGAG TATCTGTGAGAGAGTGACCCCCCGGCTGTCTCACGCTAACTCTGCCGTGGTCCTGTCTGCTGTCAAGGTGCTGATGAAGTTCATGGAGATGCTCCCTAAAGACCTGGACTATTACGGGACCCTGCTGAAGAAACTGGCTCCTCCTCTGGTCACTCTGCTCTCGGCAGAACCCGAGCTGCAGTACGTGGCTCTGAGGAACATCAACCTCATCGTCCAGAAAAG GCCTGAGGTCCTGAAGCATGAGATGAAGGTGTTCTTTGTGAAATATAACGACCCGATATACGTCAAGCTGGAGAAGCTGGACATCATGATCCGCCTGGCCTCTCAGGCCAACATTGCACAG GTGCTGGCTGAGCTGAAGGAATACGCCACTGAAGTGGACGTGGACTTTGTGCGCAAAGCTGTCCGTGCAATCGGCCGCTGTGCCATCAAAGTAGAG caatCGGCCGAGCGCTGTGTCAGCACCCTGCTGGACCTCATTCAGACAAAGGTCAACTACGTGGTGCAGGAAGCCATCGTGGTCATCAAGGACATTTTCCGCAAGTATCCTAACAA gtacgaGAGTGTGATAGCCACCCTGTGTGAGAATCTGGACTCTCTGGATGAACCTGAAGCGAGGGCAGCGATGATCTGGATTGTGGGAGAATACGCCGAGAGGATTGACAACGCAGACGAGCTGCTGGAGAGCTTCCTGGAGGGGTTTCATGATGAGagcacacag GTGCAGCTGCAGCTCCTCACCGCCATCGTCAAACTGTTCCTCAAGAAGCCCACTGAGACCCAGGAGCTCGTCCAGCAAGTACTTAGCCTGgccacacag GACTCTGATAACCCGGATCTTCGTGACCGCGGCTATATCTACTGGCGCCTGCTGTCCACCGACCCAGTGGCAGCAAAGGAGGTGGTGCTGGCCGAGAAGCCTCTGATCTCGGAGGAGACGGACCTGATCGAGCCCACGCTGCTGGACGAGCTCATCTGCCACATCGGCACGCTGGCCTCCGTCTACCACAAACCACCCAGCGCCTTTGTCGAGGGCAGCCGAGGGGTGCAGCACAAACGCCTTCCTGCCCGCACTGGCTC tgGCGAGAGCGCTGAAAGCCCAGATGTCAGCCAGACGGTGGGCGGAGTCTCTGATGCTCCACCCGCTGTCATCCCCTCCCAGGGCGATCTCCTGGGTGACCTGCTTAACCTGGACCTGGCTCCGCCCACTACTACCGTGCCCTCCGTACCTCCTACCATGCAGATGGGGGCCGTGGACCTGCTGGGTGGAGGTCTGGACAGTCTG CTGGGTGGAGACATGGGCGGCAGTCCTGCG atGGGTATGGGTCTCGGGGGCGCTCCTGCGGGAATGCCTGCAGGTCTTGGCGGTGCCCCAGCTGTCGGAGGTGGTCTTGGTGACCTGTTTGATCTCGGTGGGGGTGTCGTCATGACAACAGGAGCCTACGTGGCGCCTAAAGCG gtgtggCTGCCGGCGATAAAGGCTAAAGGGCTGGAGATCTCAGGAACCTTTGCTCGGCGTGGTGGTGCGATCCACATGGACCTGTCTCTCACCAACAAGGCCATGAGTGTGATGACTGACTTCGCCATCCAGTTCAACAAGAACAG tttcggGTTGGCCCCCGCTGGTCCTCTGCAGGTTCTGACCCCTCTCAGTCCCAATCAGACGGTGGAGGTGAGCCTCCCACTCGGCACCAGTGGCCCAGTCATGAAAATGGAACCTCTCAACAACCTCCAG GTGGCGATAAAGAATAACATCGATGTCTTCTACTTCAGCTGCCAGTACCCCATCAGCCTGCTGTTTGTCGAGGATGGAAAGatgg aTCGTCAGGTGTTCCTGACCACCTGGAAGGACATTCCCAGTGACAGTGAGACACAGTTTCAGATAAAAGACTGCCACCTCAATGCAG ACGCGGTCAGTAACAAGCTGCAGGGCAGTAACATCTTCACTGTGGCCAGACGCACTGCAGACGCCCAGGAGCTCCTCTACCTGTCCATCAAACTCACCAACGGCATCTGGGTGCTCGCTGAGCTGCGTGTCCAGAGCGCTAACCCCAACCACacg ttgTCAGTGAGGTGCCGTGCCCTGGAGGTGTGTCAGTACGTCTATCAGAGCTTCGAGTTGATTCTCCGTAACTGA